A single Brevundimonas sp. SL130 DNA region contains:
- a CDS encoding DUF2155 domain-containing protein, giving the protein MRPNRLLLGGAAVAAVLSAGAVTASVLQDSPRDARPVQETSAPAVPAEAPPAGAPAPGSPVVVTPPPSIVIAEDAAVAEKAEEEAEAETPVVEKAIEQPATPARRQRRKFAVIQAIDKTTAETMKFEVEVGGRPVRFNRNLIFSVRACEVSTPDELTEDAIAYVDVSLQSRGVNQPADPRQLFRGWMFASSPAVSGLQSPNYDAWVVGCKN; this is encoded by the coding sequence GTGAGACCGAATCGGCTCCTGCTGGGCGGAGCGGCGGTCGCTGCGGTGCTGAGCGCCGGAGCCGTGACCGCCAGCGTCCTTCAGGATTCGCCGCGTGACGCCCGCCCGGTGCAGGAGACGTCTGCGCCCGCCGTTCCCGCTGAGGCGCCGCCCGCCGGCGCTCCGGCGCCTGGATCGCCGGTGGTCGTGACCCCGCCGCCGTCCATCGTGATCGCCGAGGACGCCGCCGTCGCCGAAAAGGCCGAGGAAGAGGCTGAAGCCGAGACGCCTGTGGTCGAAAAGGCCATCGAACAGCCGGCCACCCCCGCCCGCCGCCAACGGCGCAAATTCGCGGTCATCCAGGCCATCGACAAGACCACCGCCGAGACCATGAAGTTCGAGGTCGAGGTCGGCGGCCGTCCTGTGCGTTTCAACCGCAACCTGATCTTCAGCGTCCGCGCCTGCGAGGTCAGCACGCCGGACGAACTGACCGAGGACGCCATCGCCTATGTCGACGTCTCGCTCCAGTCGCGCGGCGTGAACCAGCCGGCGGATCCGCGGCAGCTGTTCCGGGGCTGGATGTTCGCCTCGTCCCCGGCCGTCAGTGGCCTGCAAAGCCCCAACTACGACGCCTGGGTGGTGGGCTGTAAGAACTGA
- a CDS encoding NADH:ubiquinone oxidoreductase subunit NDUFA12, producing the protein MLNKIFAWWNGATIGTLFTIAKRGRYVGTDEVGNKYYEAKDNSSYDGRKRRWVVYEGYAEASKVSADWHGWLRYTFDLPPTEEPLPRRAWEKDHLPNFTGTPMAWRPQGSLAAEAKRPAATGDYQAWTPE; encoded by the coding sequence GTGCTGAACAAGATTTTCGCCTGGTGGAACGGGGCCACGATCGGCACCCTCTTCACGATCGCCAAGCGTGGCCGCTACGTCGGGACCGACGAGGTCGGCAACAAATATTACGAGGCCAAGGACAACTCGAGCTACGACGGCCGCAAGCGCCGCTGGGTCGTGTACGAAGGCTATGCCGAAGCCTCTAAGGTCTCGGCCGATTGGCACGGCTGGCTGCGCTACACCTTCGACCTGCCGCCGACCGAGGAGCCGCTGCCGCGTCGCGCCTGGGAAAAGGACCACCTGCCCAATTTCACCGGCACGCCCATGGCGTGGCGCCCGCAGGGTTCGCTGGCCGCCGAGGCCAAGCGTCCCGCCGCGACCGGCGACTATCAGGCCTGGACGCCCGAGTGA
- a CDS encoding efflux transporter outer membrane subunit, with amino-acid sequence MRAYAPLLLTAALMASACAVGPDYGVPTTPVVTAFKAPEGWRTAQPSDALDRGDWWTLFGDETLNALAARAETANQTIAAAEAAYRQARAATRETRAGLFPTVDLDGSGTTSGGGSTAESDAYKVGIGATWEPDFWGRIRRSVEANDASAQASAADLASAHLSIQGELAVNYLNLREADAEVALLDQTLTGYQRALEITRNRYEAGIAPRTDVLQAETTLANARSERIGLERTRTTYENAIAVLVGEPASTFTLAAADWSPTVPDVPVGLPSTLLERRPDIASAERAVAAANAQIGVQQAAFFPTLSLTGSSTQNASSLGDLFASSANVWSLGLGLAETLFDAGARGAAVEQVRASYDSSVAAYRLAVLEAFQDVEDQLTATDVLRRQYAELETASRAADQTEAMILNQYRAGTVAYTDVVTAQASALSARRALLQGAVDRQTTAVALVQAIGGGWR; translated from the coding sequence ATGAGAGCCTACGCCCCCCTTCTGTTGACGGCCGCCCTGATGGCCTCGGCCTGCGCCGTCGGTCCTGACTATGGTGTTCCCACCACCCCCGTCGTCACCGCCTTCAAGGCTCCTGAGGGCTGGCGGACGGCCCAGCCGTCGGATGCTCTGGACCGGGGCGACTGGTGGACCCTGTTCGGCGACGAGACCCTGAACGCCCTGGCCGCGCGCGCCGAGACGGCGAACCAGACGATCGCCGCCGCTGAAGCCGCCTATCGCCAGGCCCGGGCCGCCACGCGCGAAACACGCGCCGGCCTGTTCCCCACCGTCGATCTGGACGGATCGGGCACGACCTCGGGCGGGGGATCGACGGCCGAAAGCGACGCTTATAAGGTCGGCATAGGCGCGACGTGGGAGCCGGACTTCTGGGGACGTATCCGCCGATCGGTCGAGGCGAACGACGCCTCGGCCCAGGCCAGCGCGGCCGATCTGGCCAGCGCCCATCTGTCGATCCAGGGGGAGTTGGCGGTCAACTATCTGAACCTGCGCGAAGCCGACGCCGAGGTCGCCCTGCTGGACCAGACCCTGACCGGTTACCAACGCGCGCTTGAGATTACCCGCAACCGCTACGAAGCCGGCATCGCCCCGCGCACCGACGTGCTTCAGGCCGAGACCACCCTGGCCAACGCCCGTTCAGAGCGGATCGGGCTGGAGCGCACCCGCACCACCTACGAGAACGCCATCGCCGTCCTGGTGGGCGAGCCGGCCAGCACCTTCACCCTGGCCGCCGCCGACTGGAGCCCGACCGTGCCGGACGTGCCGGTCGGCCTGCCCTCGACCCTGTTGGAGCGCCGGCCCGACATCGCCTCGGCCGAGCGCGCCGTCGCCGCCGCCAACGCCCAGATCGGGGTGCAGCAGGCGGCCTTCTTCCCGACCCTGTCCCTGACCGGCTCCTCCACCCAGAACGCCTCCAGCCTGGGCGATCTGTTCGCGAGTTCCGCCAATGTCTGGTCGCTGGGTCTCGGCCTGGCTGAAACCCTGTTTGACGCGGGTGCGCGCGGAGCGGCGGTGGAGCAGGTGAGGGCGTCTTATGATTCCTCGGTCGCCGCCTACCGCCTGGCGGTGCTGGAAGCCTTCCAGGATGTCGAGGACCAGCTGACCGCCACCGACGTGCTGCGCCGCCAGTATGCCGAGCTGGAGACAGCCTCGCGCGCCGCCGACCAGACGGAGGCCATGATCCTGAACCAGTACCGCGCCGGCACGGTCGCCTATACCGACGTGGTTACGGCCCAGGCGTCGGCGCTCAGCGCCCGCCGCGCCCTGTTGCAAGGCGCCGTAGACCGTCAGACGACGGCCGTCGCCCTGGTCCAGGCCATAGGCGGCGGTTGGCGCTGA
- a CDS encoding efflux RND transporter permease subunit, whose translation MNLSEPFIRRPIATVLLSLGVALAGVAAFFVLPIAPLPQVDFPTISVQASLSGASPSTMASSVATPLERRLGVISDVNEMTSQSSTGSTRINLQFNLNRDIDGAAREVQAAINAARADLPATLRSNPTYSKVNPSSAPVIIMALTSDTKTPGEIYDAVSNVVTQRVAQVNGVGEVEIGGGSLPAVRVQVNPFQLNHYGVSLEDVRAAIEAANADRPKGTVEGEGKRFQIYTDAAGKTAADYASLIVAWRDNAGIRLSDVAEVTDSVSDTRTLGLFNGKPAIVILITAEPGANIINTVDAVRAVVPELQAQLPGDIKIQVASDRTNSIRASLHEIELTLVVSLILVVLVVSVFLRSARATFIPTVATVVSLLGTFGVMYLMGFSLNNLSLMAITVATGFVVDDAIVVLENTQRHIEAGMERFKAALLGAREVGFTVLSISVSLVAVFIPLLFMGGQTGRLFREFAVTLSAAVLISLVISLTLTPMMCAYLLKPREEGRREGPIGRWLEAGFTKIQNGYSWCLDWALQSKPIVMLSLAAVIGLTAYLYVVVPKGYFPQQDNGQLAAGVRADESVSFQSMSAKLKRVIAIIDADPSVDTVVGFTGGARAGGAFMFVNLKPLAERDGEKSAAVIARLRPKLEAVEGISIFLNPVQDLRMGGRSSNSTYQYTLISDSSADLREWAQKLETEMKTLPELIDVDSDLAQNGVETYLTIDRDVAARLGVTPTAIDNSLYNAFGQRQVATIYEDINQYSVILEWSPKFAQGPEALTDVQTPTSSSTDTTETSVTNPALNDPSTGSALATTVTPMTPLSVLAAVSQAPTATSVNHQNGELATTVSFNLADGVPLSQAQAAVTEAAERIGMPISVRGAFAGQAAQAQAQNQQQPLLILAALVAIYLVLGILYESTIHPITVLSTLPAAGVGAVLALMLFGMEFTIIALIGVFLLLGIVKKNAILIIDFALDAQRSRGLTAVEAVREASLLRFRPILMTTLAAGLGVLPLAIGFGQGAELRQPLGITIIGGLIASQIMTLITTPVVYVYLDKLRKKTGDERALARGIETESSPA comes from the coding sequence GTGAACCTGTCCGAACCCTTCATCCGGCGGCCGATCGCGACGGTGCTGCTCAGCCTGGGCGTCGCCCTGGCCGGGGTCGCCGCCTTCTTCGTCCTGCCCATCGCCCCCCTGCCACAGGTGGATTTTCCGACCATCTCGGTCCAGGCCAGCCTGTCGGGCGCCAGTCCCAGCACCATGGCCTCCAGCGTCGCCACGCCGCTGGAGCGTCGGCTAGGCGTGATCTCGGACGTCAACGAGATGACGTCGCAGAGTTCGACCGGCTCGACCCGGATCAATCTCCAGTTCAATCTGAACCGCGATATCGACGGCGCCGCGCGCGAGGTCCAGGCCGCCATCAACGCCGCGCGCGCCGACCTGCCCGCGACCCTGCGCAGCAACCCGACCTATTCCAAGGTCAATCCGTCCAGCGCCCCGGTCATCATCATGGCCCTGACGTCCGACACCAAGACGCCGGGCGAGATCTATGACGCCGTGTCCAATGTCGTCACCCAGCGTGTGGCCCAGGTGAACGGGGTGGGCGAGGTCGAGATCGGCGGCGGCTCCCTGCCGGCTGTGCGGGTGCAGGTCAATCCGTTCCAGCTGAACCACTATGGCGTCAGCCTGGAGGACGTGCGCGCCGCGATCGAAGCCGCCAACGCCGACCGGCCCAAGGGGACGGTCGAGGGCGAGGGGAAGCGGTTCCAGATCTATACGGACGCCGCCGGCAAGACGGCTGCGGACTACGCCAGCCTGATCGTGGCCTGGCGCGACAATGCCGGCATCCGCCTGTCCGACGTCGCAGAGGTGACTGACAGCGTATCCGACACCCGCACCCTGGGCCTGTTCAACGGCAAGCCGGCCATCGTCATCCTGATCACGGCCGAGCCGGGGGCCAACATCATCAATACGGTCGACGCCGTCCGCGCCGTCGTGCCCGAACTTCAGGCCCAGCTGCCGGGCGACATCAAGATCCAGGTCGCGTCGGACCGCACCAACTCCATCCGCGCCTCCTTGCACGAGATCGAGTTGACCCTGGTGGTGTCGCTGATCCTGGTGGTGCTGGTGGTCTCTGTCTTCCTGCGCAGCGCGCGGGCCACCTTCATCCCGACCGTGGCGACGGTGGTGTCCCTGCTGGGGACGTTCGGCGTCATGTATCTGATGGGCTTTTCGCTGAACAACCTCAGCCTGATGGCCATCACCGTGGCGACCGGCTTCGTCGTCGATGACGCCATCGTGGTGCTTGAGAACACCCAGCGCCATATCGAGGCCGGAATGGAGCGGTTCAAGGCCGCCTTGCTGGGTGCGCGCGAGGTCGGGTTCACGGTCCTGTCGATCAGCGTCTCCCTGGTCGCGGTCTTCATTCCCCTGTTGTTCATGGGCGGTCAGACCGGGCGGCTGTTCCGCGAGTTCGCCGTCACCCTGTCGGCGGCGGTGCTGATCTCGCTGGTCATCTCCCTGACCCTGACGCCGATGATGTGCGCCTATCTGCTGAAGCCGCGCGAGGAAGGCCGTCGCGAGGGACCGATCGGCCGTTGGCTGGAGGCCGGCTTCACCAAGATTCAAAACGGTTATTCCTGGTGCCTGGACTGGGCGTTGCAGTCCAAGCCCATCGTCATGCTGTCGCTGGCGGCGGTGATCGGCCTGACGGCCTATCTCTATGTCGTGGTGCCCAAGGGCTATTTTCCACAGCAGGACAACGGCCAGCTGGCGGCGGGCGTGCGGGCGGACGAGAGCGTCTCCTTCCAGTCCATGTCGGCCAAGCTGAAGCGGGTGATCGCCATCATCGACGCGGACCCTTCGGTCGATACGGTCGTCGGCTTCACCGGCGGCGCCCGTGCGGGCGGCGCTTTCATGTTCGTCAATCTGAAGCCGTTGGCCGAGCGGGACGGGGAGAAGAGCGCCGCCGTGATCGCCCGCCTGCGTCCCAAGCTGGAGGCGGTGGAGGGGATCAGCATCTTCCTGAATCCGGTCCAGGATCTGCGCATGGGGGGGCGGTCGTCGAACTCGACCTACCAGTACACCCTGATCAGCGATTCCAGCGCCGATCTGCGTGAATGGGCCCAGAAGCTGGAAACCGAGATGAAGACCCTGCCCGAGCTGATCGACGTCGACAGCGACCTGGCCCAGAACGGGGTCGAGACCTATCTGACGATCGACCGCGATGTCGCCGCCCGCCTGGGCGTGACGCCGACCGCCATCGACAACAGCCTCTACAACGCCTTCGGTCAGCGGCAGGTGGCGACCATCTATGAGGACATCAACCAGTATTCGGTCATTCTGGAGTGGTCGCCCAAGTTTGCGCAGGGGCCAGAGGCGCTGACGGACGTTCAGACGCCGACGTCCTCTTCGACCGACACGACCGAGACCAGCGTCACCAATCCGGCGCTGAACGATCCCTCGACCGGGTCCGCACTGGCGACGACGGTCACGCCCATGACGCCCCTGTCGGTGCTCGCTGCCGTCAGCCAGGCGCCCACGGCGACCTCGGTCAACCACCAGAACGGCGAGCTGGCGACGACGGTCTCCTTCAACCTGGCGGACGGCGTTCCTCTGTCGCAGGCCCAGGCCGCCGTGACCGAGGCGGCCGAGCGTATCGGCATGCCGATCAGCGTGCGCGGCGCCTTCGCCGGACAGGCGGCCCAGGCCCAGGCGCAGAACCAGCAGCAGCCCCTGCTGATCCTGGCGGCCCTGGTGGCCATCTATCTGGTGCTGGGCATCCTGTACGAGAGCACCATCCACCCGATCACCGTCCTGTCCACCCTGCCGGCGGCGGGGGTCGGGGCGGTGCTCGCTCTGATGCTGTTCGGCATGGAGTTCACCATCATCGCCCTGATCGGGGTCTTCCTGCTGCTGGGCATCGTCAAGAAGAACGCCATTCTGATCATCGACTTCGCCCTGGACGCCCAACGGTCGCGCGGGCTGACGGCGGTCGAAGCCGTACGCGAGGCGTCGCTGCTGCGTTTCCGGCCGATCTTGATGACGACCCTGGCCGCCGGACTTGGCGTCCTGCCCCTGGCCATCGGATTCGGCCAGGGCGCCGAACTGCGCCAACCGCTGGGCATCACCATCATCGGCGGGCTGATCGCCAGCCAGATCATGACCCTGATCACCACCCCGGTGGTCTATGTCTACCTCGACAAGCTGCGCAAGAAGACGGGCGACGAGCGCGCCCTGGCCCGCGGCATCGAAACGGAGTCCTCCCCCGCATGA
- a CDS encoding efflux RND transporter permease subunit yields the protein MNPSRPFIQRPVATSLFMLAIVLAGLVGFRLLPLSALPEVDYPTIQVQTLYPGASPEVMSQTVTAPLEQQLGEMAGLERMSSISSAGASVITLQFGLSETLDVAEQEVQAAINAADALLPADLPAPPVYAKINPADAPVLTIAVTSDTLPLTEVQDLVNTRLAQKISQTSGVGLVSLSGGQKPAIRIQVDVQRLASYGITLEEMRTAIENSNANGAKGSFDGPTRSYTINANDQLLTVADYENLIIDYVDGAPVRLKAVAKVVNGAENSRLAAWANEKPAILLSVQRQPGANVISTVDAIKARLPELQAQLPASLEMTVLTDRTTGIRSSVHHVEIELLLAIVGVVLVIFLFVHSLRATLIASLAVPISLIGACGAMYLLGYSLNNLSLMALTIATGFVVDDAIVMIENISRHLEKGEKPMQAALKGAKEIGFTIISLTVSLVAVLIPLLFMGDVVGRLFREFAVTLAITILISAVVSLTLTPMLSARWLKSHPEAEVKGIGKYAQRTFEKVEAWYEQALVWVLDRQKATLMVALGTMILTGLLVLVIPKGLFPTQDTGQLLARVEATSSVSFARMSDLQQQAAAVILADPAVDSLSSTVGVDGSSTSALNVGQMTINLKSDHGSQQKVMERLKTGVAEIAGLRLFVQPTQDLTIDTETGATQYRLSVEGADTPTVNAWAGKIAAAMAEQPKLRNIYNAAEATTPAAQISIDRDTAARLSITASQVDEALYSAFGQRIVSTIFTETSQYRVILEADPGILTTPQSLAQLNLQASGGATPLGAFASIAEKDAPTQVTRVAQFPAATIGFDAAPGVSLGAAVSQVRAAIKAADVPASVTTSFQGAAGSFEGSLSNQMWLIVAAVVCVYIVLGVLYESYVHPLTILSTLPSAGVGALFALWITGNDLGVIGIIGLILLIGIVKKNAIMMIDFAIDAERTEGKSAREAIFQAAILRFRPILMTTMAALLSAVPLMLGMGEGAELRRPLGIAIFGGLLVSQLLTVFTTPVIYLAFDKLAPAKRRTAVADAQTDDPATAIEPEPIR from the coding sequence ATGAACCCCTCCCGTCCGTTCATCCAGCGGCCGGTCGCGACCTCGCTGTTCATGCTGGCCATCGTGCTGGCGGGCCTGGTCGGCTTCCGTCTGTTGCCGCTCTCGGCCCTGCCCGAGGTCGACTACCCCACGATTCAGGTCCAGACTCTGTACCCCGGCGCCAGCCCGGAAGTGATGAGCCAAACCGTCACCGCCCCGCTGGAACAGCAGCTGGGCGAAATGGCCGGGCTGGAACGTATGAGCTCGATCAGCTCGGCCGGCGCCTCGGTCATCACCCTGCAGTTCGGCCTGTCCGAGACGCTGGATGTGGCCGAGCAGGAGGTTCAGGCGGCCATCAATGCGGCCGACGCCCTGCTGCCCGCCGACCTTCCGGCGCCGCCCGTTTACGCCAAGATCAATCCGGCCGACGCACCGGTTCTGACCATCGCCGTCACGTCCGACACCCTGCCGCTGACCGAGGTGCAGGACCTGGTCAATACGCGGCTGGCGCAGAAGATCAGCCAAACCTCGGGCGTGGGCCTGGTGTCGCTCAGCGGCGGGCAGAAGCCGGCCATCCGCATCCAGGTCGATGTTCAGCGTCTGGCGTCCTACGGCATCACCCTGGAGGAGATGCGCACGGCGATCGAGAACTCCAACGCCAACGGCGCCAAGGGCAGTTTTGATGGACCCACCCGGTCCTACACGATCAACGCCAACGACCAACTGCTGACGGTCGCCGACTATGAAAACCTGATCATCGACTATGTCGACGGCGCGCCGGTGCGGCTCAAGGCGGTCGCCAAGGTCGTGAACGGGGCGGAGAACTCGCGCCTCGCCGCCTGGGCCAATGAAAAGCCGGCCATCCTGCTCAGCGTCCAGCGCCAGCCCGGCGCCAATGTCATATCAACCGTTGACGCCATCAAGGCGCGTCTGCCGGAACTCCAGGCCCAACTGCCGGCCTCGCTGGAGATGACGGTGCTGACCGACCGCACCACCGGCATCCGGTCGTCGGTCCATCACGTCGAGATCGAGCTGCTGCTGGCCATCGTCGGCGTGGTCTTGGTGATCTTCCTGTTCGTGCACAGCCTGCGCGCCACCCTGATCGCCAGCTTGGCGGTGCCGATCTCGCTGATCGGCGCGTGCGGGGCCATGTATCTGCTGGGCTACAGCCTGAATAATCTCAGCCTGATGGCCCTGACCATCGCGACCGGCTTCGTCGTCGACGACGCCATCGTCATGATCGAGAACATCTCGCGCCATCTGGAGAAGGGCGAAAAGCCGATGCAGGCGGCGCTGAAGGGCGCCAAGGAGATCGGCTTCACCATCATTTCGCTGACGGTGTCGCTGGTGGCGGTGCTGATCCCGCTGCTGTTCATGGGCGACGTGGTCGGGCGGCTGTTCCGCGAGTTCGCCGTCACCCTGGCCATCACCATCCTGATTTCCGCAGTGGTGTCCCTGACTCTGACCCCGATGCTTTCGGCGCGCTGGCTGAAGAGCCACCCTGAGGCCGAGGTGAAGGGGATCGGCAAATACGCCCAGCGGACCTTTGAAAAGGTCGAGGCCTGGTACGAGCAGGCCCTGGTTTGGGTGCTGGATCGTCAGAAGGCCACTCTGATGGTCGCCCTGGGCACTATGATTTTGACCGGCCTGCTGGTCCTGGTCATCCCCAAGGGTCTGTTCCCCACCCAGGACACCGGCCAGTTGCTGGCCCGTGTCGAGGCCACCAGCTCGGTCTCGTTCGCCCGCATGTCTGACCTCCAGCAGCAGGCGGCGGCGGTCATCCTGGCCGACCCGGCGGTGGACTCGCTCAGTTCTACGGTCGGCGTCGACGGGTCGAGCACATCGGCGCTGAACGTCGGCCAGATGACCATCAACCTGAAGTCCGATCATGGCTCACAGCAGAAGGTGATGGAGCGGCTGAAAACTGGGGTCGCCGAAATCGCCGGACTGCGTCTGTTCGTTCAGCCGACCCAGGATCTGACCATCGACACCGAGACGGGGGCGACCCAGTACCGGCTGTCGGTCGAAGGGGCGGATACGCCGACGGTCAACGCCTGGGCCGGCAAGATCGCTGCGGCCATGGCCGAACAGCCCAAGCTGCGCAACATCTACAACGCCGCCGAGGCGACGACGCCGGCGGCGCAGATCTCGATCGACCGCGACACCGCCGCCCGCCTGTCGATCACCGCCTCGCAGGTCGATGAGGCGCTCTACAGCGCCTTCGGTCAGCGGATCGTCTCGACCATCTTCACCGAGACCAGCCAGTACCGGGTGATCCTGGAGGCCGACCCCGGCATCCTGACCACGCCGCAATCCCTGGCGCAGCTGAACCTTCAGGCGTCCGGGGGCGCGACCCCGCTGGGCGCCTTCGCCTCGATCGCCGAGAAGGATGCGCCGACCCAGGTGACCCGCGTGGCCCAGTTCCCTGCGGCCACCATCGGTTTTGACGCCGCGCCGGGCGTGTCGCTGGGCGCCGCCGTCAGCCAGGTTCGCGCCGCCATCAAGGCCGCCGATGTTCCGGCCAGCGTGACCACCAGCTTCCAGGGCGCGGCCGGATCCTTTGAAGGCTCGCTGTCCAACCAGATGTGGCTGATCGTGGCGGCGGTGGTGTGCGTCTACATCGTGCTGGGGGTGCTGTACGAAAGCTACGTCCACCCGCTGACCATCCTGTCCACCCTGCCTTCGGCGGGCGTGGGGGCCCTGTTCGCCCTTTGGATCACCGGCAACGATCTGGGCGTCATAGGCATCATCGGTCTGATCCTGCTGATCGGGATCGTGAAGAAGAATGCGATCATGATGATCGACTTCGCCATCGACGCGGAACGGACCGAGGGCAAGTCGGCGCGGGAGGCCATCTTCCAGGCCGCCATCCTGCGGTTCCGACCCATCCTGATGACGACCATGGCGGCCCTGCTGTCGGCCGTGCCCCTGATGCTGGGGATGGGCGAGGGCGCCGAGCTGCGCCGGCCCCTGGGCATCGCCATCTTCGGCGGTCTGCTGGTCAGCCAGTTGCTGACGGTCTTCACGACGCCGGTCATCTATCTGGCTTTCGACAAGCTGGCCCCGGCCAAGCGCAGGACGGCGGTTGCGGACGCGCAGACCGACGATCCGGCGACGGCCATCGAGCCGGAGCCGATCCGGTGA
- a CDS encoding efflux RND transporter periplasmic adaptor subunit: MSLEPRPTHTRMRRLTRRQKLVGGIVVILIVAALALVVARSLGTETAPGPGGPGGGPGGPGGGPRSAASTVGVATASTADVPVILDAIGTVVPAATVTLRPQVSGVIAEVYFTEGQLVRKGQVLAQIDPRPFQAALTQAQGQLQQNQAQLTAARVTLARYETLLQQDSIATQEVDTQRALVQQLEGAVTAYRGAVQTAQLNLGFARIVAPASGRIGLRVIDAGNYIAAGDDSGLAVITTLSPIDVEFTVPQSQIGAIQQRAYSGARLPVLALDTTREKTLDAGVFSTLDNQISTTTGTVRGKARFPNSAGSLFPSQFVNVRMTLDTLRDAVVVPSTAVRQNEKTSFVWVVGADSTVSQRPVVTGVSTTTTVVITSGLKVGEKVITEGGDRLTEGGKVAVAGQARPQRQGAGQRPSQGR, from the coding sequence ATGAGCCTAGAGCCCCGCCCGACCCATACGCGGATGCGCCGATTGACTCGCCGTCAGAAACTTGTCGGCGGGATCGTCGTGATCCTGATCGTGGCGGCGCTGGCGCTGGTTGTGGCGCGTTCGCTCGGCACGGAGACGGCGCCGGGGCCGGGTGGTCCAGGCGGTGGACCTGGCGGGCCGGGCGGCGGGCCTCGTTCCGCCGCCAGTACGGTCGGCGTGGCGACGGCGTCGACAGCCGACGTGCCGGTGATACTGGACGCCATCGGCACGGTCGTCCCGGCGGCGACGGTCACCCTACGCCCTCAGGTCTCGGGCGTCATAGCCGAGGTCTATTTCACCGAGGGGCAGCTGGTGCGTAAGGGGCAGGTCCTGGCCCAGATCGATCCGCGCCCCTTCCAGGCGGCCCTGACGCAGGCCCAGGGCCAGCTTCAGCAGAACCAGGCCCAACTGACGGCCGCGCGCGTCACCCTGGCCCGCTATGAAACCCTTTTGCAGCAGGACTCCATCGCGACACAGGAGGTCGACACCCAGCGCGCCCTGGTCCAGCAGTTGGAAGGCGCCGTCACCGCCTATCGGGGGGCAGTGCAGACGGCGCAGTTGAACCTCGGCTTCGCCCGCATTGTCGCCCCGGCCAGCGGCCGTATCGGTCTGCGTGTCATCGACGCCGGAAACTATATCGCCGCCGGCGATGATTCCGGTCTGGCGGTCATTACGACCCTGAGCCCGATCGACGTCGAATTCACCGTGCCCCAGTCCCAGATCGGCGCCATCCAGCAGCGCGCCTATTCCGGGGCTCGTCTGCCTGTGCTCGCGCTGGATACGACCCGTGAAAAGACGCTGGACGCCGGTGTCTTCTCCACCCTGGACAACCAGATCAGCACGACGACGGGGACCGTGCGCGGCAAGGCGCGTTTCCCCAACAGCGCCGGCTCCCTGTTCCCCAGCCAGTTCGTGAACGTCCGCATGACGTTGGACACGCTGCGCGACGCCGTCGTCGTGCCCTCGACCGCCGTACGCCAGAACGAAAAGACCTCCTTCGTCTGGGTGGTCGGCGCCGACAGCACGGTGTCGCAACGCCCGGTCGTGACCGGGGTGTCGACCACCACCACCGTCGTCATCACATCCGGGCTGAAGGTCGGTGAAAAGGTCATTACCGAAGGCGGCGATCGTCTGACGGAAGGCGGCAAGGTCGCCGTCGCCGGTCAGGCCCGTCCCCAGCGCCAGGGCGCTGGCCAACGTCCGAGCCAGGGACGCTGA
- a CDS encoding response regulator transcription factor, producing METPSRILLVDDDRDIRTLLGEQLAMSGFEVETAGDGARMREVMAAWTPDLVLLDLNLPREDGLKLCRDIRAASTTPIIMLTARGEAVDRILGLEMGADDYLTKPFEPRELIARIRNVLRRTQALPANLAPLEARRAMINDWILDMEQRLLNDPAGRVVMLSGAEFRLLRVLVDYANRVLSREQLINLGAVRQEDVLDRAVDIQISRLRQKFGDEGAVLIRTIRNEGYVLAATVALS from the coding sequence ATGGAGACTCCATCCCGCATCCTGCTGGTCGACGACGACCGCGACATCCGAACCCTGCTGGGCGAACAGCTGGCGATGTCGGGGTTCGAGGTCGAAACCGCCGGAGACGGCGCGCGTATGCGGGAGGTCATGGCCGCCTGGACGCCGGATCTTGTGCTGCTGGACCTGAACCTGCCGCGCGAGGACGGGCTGAAACTGTGCCGGGACATCCGTGCGGCCTCGACGACCCCGATCATCATGCTGACAGCGCGCGGCGAAGCCGTGGATCGTATTCTGGGCCTGGAAATGGGCGCCGACGACTATCTGACCAAGCCGTTCGAGCCGCGCGAACTGATCGCCCGCATCCGTAACGTCTTGCGACGCACCCAGGCCCTGCCCGCCAATCTGGCGCCGCTGGAAGCCCGACGCGCCATGATCAACGACTGGATCCTGGATATGGAGCAACGCCTGCTGAATGACCCGGCCGGTCGGGTCGTGATGCTGTCGGGCGCCGAGTTCCGCCTGCTTCGGGTTCTGGTCGATTACGCCAATCGCGTGCTCAGCCGCGAACAGCTGATCAACCTCGGCGCTGTCCGCCAGGAAGATGTCCTGGATCGCGCCGTCGACATTCAGATCAGTCGCCTACGTCAAAAGTTCGGAGACGAGGGCGCCGTCCTGATCCGGACGATCCGGAACGAGGGCTATGTGCTGGCCGCGACGGTGGCCTTGTCGTGA